A portion of the Naumovozyma castellii chromosome 2, complete genome genome contains these proteins:
- the ARP6 gene encoding Arp6p (ancestral locus Anc_8.258), which translates to MESSPIAIDNGSYEIKFGTTDLSSPYRAINAFAIDKYHTTYLSNQIKNIKDITSVTFRRPHELGQLTSWELESSIWDYALFNPDEFPGFDLNDLKGKHLIASETCMTLPELSKNMDQVVFEEYEFDSYYKSSIAGFIQFADDKNTKIISGKTEEDISLDSVNQVREKEYNDYQLVIDSGFNCTWIIPVIKGVPYYKAVKKLDIGGRFLDGLLKETLSFRHYDVMDETILVNNIKENCLFVSPTSYFDSFKNKNETAVEYVLPNFQTTFLGHVRDKTKPLPENTQTIKLYDELFSVPETFFHPEIARILKPGLVETILESLSMVPELLRPLLVGNLVCTGGNFNLPHFATRLTSELQRQLPTDWICRTSVPTKECELFGWKAMAQFASTESYRKTRVTREEYYEHGTDWLTKNRFGYQNWI; encoded by the coding sequence ATGGAGTCGTCACCAATAGCCATAGACAATGGTTCATATGAGATCAAATTCGGTACAACTGATCTTTCCTCTCCTTACAGGGCCATCAATGCCTTTGCGATAGACAAGTATCATACAACTTATCTTTCTAATCAAATTAAGAATATCAAAGATATTACGTCAGTTACTTTTCGAAGGCCTCATGAGTTGGGACAATTGACATCGTGGGAATTAGAGAGTTCCATTTGGGATTATGCCCTTTTTAACCCAGATGAGTTTCCTGGGTTCgatttaaatgatttgaaagGGAAACACCTTATTGCAAGTGAAACTTGTATGACGTTGCCCGAATTAAGCAAGAACATGGACCAAGTtgtctttgaagaatatgaatTCGATAGTTATTACAAGAGCTCCATTGCAGGATTTATTCAGTTTGCTGACGACAAGAATACCAAAATAATATCGGGGAAAACTGAGGAGGACATCAGTTTAGACAGTGTGAACCAAGTGagagaaaaagaatataatgattATCAGCTTGTCATCGACTCAGGCTTTAATTGCACATGGATAATACCTGTTATTAAAGGTGTCCCTTACTATAAGGCAGTTAAGAAGCTTGATATCGGTGGAAGATTTTTAGATGGGTTGTTGAAGGAGACATTATCATTTAGACATTATGATGTTATGGATGAAACGATTCTGGTGAACAATATAAAGGAGAACTGTCTGTTTGTTAGCCCGACAtcatattttgattcttttaAGAACAAAAACGAGACTGCGGTTGAGTACGTGTTACCCAATTTTCAAACAACATTCTTAGGTCATGTTCGAGATAAAACTAAACCTCTTCCGGAAAATACTCAGACAATAAAGCtatatgatgaattgttttCTGTGCCAGAGACATTTTTCCACCCGGAAATTGCAAGAATATTAAAACCTGGGCTGGTTGAAACAATCTTGGAAAGTTTATCCATGGTTCCAGAACTATTAAGACCCTTACTTGTGGGGAACCTAGTTTGCACGGGAGGTAATTTTAACTTGCCTCATTTTGCCACTAGGTTAACGTCAGAATTACAGAGACAACTGCCGACAGATTGGATATGTAGAACTTCTGTCCCCACTAAGGAGTgtgaattatttggatgGAAAGCCATGGCTCAATTTGCCAGTACAGAGTCGTACAGAAAAACAAGAGTGACTAGAGAGGAGTACTATGAACATGGTACTGATTGGCTAACGAAGAATAGATTTGGCTACCAGAATTGGATATAA
- the SMC4 gene encoding condensin subunit SMC4 (ancestral locus Anc_8.259): protein MSLPNTKRQKVTEPESKTPEQGTEDQQANASLRSPLQRPEHQQSISPINNSKSHTPRKLILGQNDNRYAFSQPSVSSSSFQVPTLQPPDSSSSRGRKDIKSYSQSPPRSPGRSPKRRLELIQLSPVKNNRIKLRELYDAHNSQSKKERLFINKLTLNNFKSYAGQQVVGPFHTSFSAVVGPNGSGKSNVIDSMLFVFGFRANKMRQDRLSDLIHKSEKFPDLTSCSVDVEFLYAIDEHDGDTKISETKPKLVISRKAFKNNSSKYYINGKESNYTDVTKLLKEEGIDLDHKRFLILQGEVENIAQMKPKAEKESDDGLLEYLEDIIGTSKYKQLIEKDLIEIESLNEICIEKENRFEIVDREKNSLESGKNLALEFLEKEKQLTLSKSKLLQYNLWQNNSKLTNTLQKISALNEEYNVEKSKNQTLQNEINRTKQLLNESQSKIKVLEGEEKQQLKSKRILEGEHVSLDEKLKNLTQKKAKTEKIIATTEKTISSLTSEIQELEKSQKEYSDELETLNQQLQSERESLEAMKLKLKEKTSGISEEILIHEHDLEPWNIKVQEKKTEIQLVESQISLLQEGQVKLKNDIKVLSQEVSNQTALKIKREEDLVNLKKQQSSITKEISNGETECNDGRSKLKEMKNVLNMQRQRASEARLALANVQNRGKVLTALYKLQKSGRIVGFHGRLGDLGTIDNTYDVAVSTACPRLDDIVVETVECGQQCIEYLRKNKLGYARFILLDKLRSFNTNTIQTPKNVPRLFDLIKPKDSKFVPAFYSVLRDTLVAKDLKQANRVAYGQRRYRVVTLDGKLIDVSGTMSGGGNHVSKGLMMLQRKGQNYFDDYNPEDVEQIEKDLSDKEKNFELANNAFYEMENELQKLNNRKPEIELEISKIIMEIDTYSAEIKSKERQLQEKTNIDNSELQDNEELKVAIENLQKLKEEHLALQDKTKAKKKKIASLKEKIMKIGGIELQVQNSKVTSIVQRIDILTAKQKKDRTSKKKSDTELEKAKKTLLTSKNDITLITDDIKEISERIDKISSSLNNIDKSIEEFQAHKETLKDECDELKDKVVDLEENINEFKSFEIEVNNKLEKLNGLLNHIKNQIKTLEDSLSKLTLRKMHQVLMALDEESEAKAPNNGTLSDEQIHDQTGHELTNTAVQDDDSMDIDNGAEVISNGLPILSDDELSALDITLVETEVSDLEKYIESTDANIEVLEEYVKRLTEFKTRKLDLNDAVDKRETVRKQLEELKKTRYEEFMHGFGIISMTLKEMYQMITMGGNAELELVDSLDPFSEGVTFSVMPPKKSWRNISNLSGGEKTLSSLALVFALHKYKPTPLYVMDEIDAALDFRNVSIVANYIKERTKNAQFIVISLRNNMFELAQQLVGIYKCENRTHSATIKNREILNSDINRE, encoded by the coding sequence atgtCATTACCAAATACCAAGAGACAAAAGGTTACAGAACCCGAATCAAAGACTCCAGAGCAAGGGACAGAAGACCAACAGGCCAATGCCAGTCTTCGATCACCGTTACAAAGACCAGAACATCAACAATCTATCTCGCCTATcaacaattccaaatcGCACACACCTAGAAAATTAATATTGGGCCAAAATGACAATAGATACGCCTTTTCCCAACCTAGCGTATCGTCCTCTTCATTTCAGGTTCCCACTCTACAACCTCCtgattcatcttcatcaaggGGTAGGAAAGATATAAAGTCATATTCTCAATCGCCTCCAAGGTCCCCTGGCAGATCACCCAAACGAAGATTGGAACTAATCCAATTATCTCCAGTGAAAAACAATCGTATAAAACTAAGAGAATTATATGATGCCCATAATTCTCAGAGTAAGAAGGAAAGACTCTTTATAAATAAGTTGACgttgaataattttaaatcatACGCAGGTCAACAAGTCGTTGGTCCATTCCATACTAGTTTTTCTGCTGTGGTGGGTCCCAATGGGTCAGGAAAATCCAACGTTATTGACTCAATGTTGTTTGTGTTTGGATTCAGAGCTAATAAAATGAGACAGGATCGTTTATCTGATTTGATTCACAAATCGGAAAAGTTCCCAGATTTAACCTCATGTTCAGTGGATGTAGAGTTCTTATACGCTATAGATGAGCATGATGGTGATACTAAGATCAGTGAAACCAAGCCTAAACTAGTAATTTCAAGGAAAGCattcaagaacaattcCTCAAAGTATTACATAAATGGGAAGGAGAGTAATTATACTGATGTTactaaattattaaaagaGGAAGGAATCGATTTAGATCATAAAAGGTTTTTGATTTTGCAAGGTGaagttgaaaatattgCACAAATGAAACCAAAGGCAGAAAAGGAAAGTGATGACGGTCTTCTCgaatatttggaagatattattggaacttcaaaatataagcaacttattgaaaaggattTGATTGAGATCGAATCATTGAATGAGATATgcattgaaaaagaaaatagaTTTGAGATTGTAGATCGCGAAAAGAATTCATTAGAATCTGGTAAGAACTTAGCCTTAGAATTTttagagaaggaaaaaCAATTGACATTGtccaaatccaaattattaCAATACAATTTATGGCAAAATAATTCCAAACTAACAAACACCTTACAGAAAATATCTGCATTgaatgaagaatataatgttgaaaaatcaaaaaatcAAACTCTTCAGAATGAGATAAACAGAACTAAACAATTACTAAACGAATCTCAAAGCAAGATAAAAGTACTTGAAGGTGAGGAAAAACAGCAGCTTAAATCAAAAAGAATCTTAGAGGGTGAGCACGTTTCCCTCGatgagaaattgaagaacttAACTCAGAAAAAAGCAAAAACGGAAAAGATTATAGCGACAACAGAGAAAACCATTTCTAGCCTGACATCAGAGATACaggaattggaaaaatctCAAAAAGAGTACTCTGATGAATTAGAAACTTTAAATCAGCAATTACAATCAGAAAGAGAATCTTTAGAAGCCATGAAActaaaattaaaagaaaagacAAGTGGCATCTCTGAggaaattttaattcatGAACATGATTTAGAACCTTGGAATATAAAGGTACAGGAGAAAAAAACAGAAATTCAACTTGTCGAATCTCAGATATCACTTTTGCAAGAAGGGCAggtgaaattgaagaatgaTATAAAAGTCTTAAGTCAAGAAGTATCAAATCAAACAGCcttaaaaattaaaagagaagaagatcttgttaatttgaaaaaacaacaatctTCTATAACAAAGGAGATTTCAAACGGAGAAACTGAATGTAACGATGGTCGCAGtaaattgaaggaaatgaaaaatgtaCTAAATATGCAAAGACAGCGAGCTAGTGAAGCCCGATTAGCACTTGCGAATGTTCAAAATAGAGGCAAGGTTTTAACAGCCTTGTATAAATTGCAGAAATCAGGACGTATAGTTGGTTTCCATGGCAGACTAGGTGACCTGGGAACTATAGATAATACATATGATGTTGCAGTTTCCACGGCCTGCCCACGATTAGATGATATTGTCGTCGAAACAGTCGAATGTGGACAACAATGCATAGAATATCTGAGAAAAAACAAGTTAGGTTACGCCAGGTTCATTTTATTGGATAAACTACGATCATTCAACACAAATACCATCCAAACTCCTAAGAATGTACCAAGGCTATTCGATTTAATTAAACCAAAGGACTCAAAGTTTGTTCCAGCCTTCTATAGTGTCCTGAGAGATACTTTGGTTGCAAAGGATCTAAAACAAGCAAATAGGGTCGCATATGGACAGAGAAGATATAGAGTTGTTACACTGGATGGTAAGTTAATTGATGTTTCTGGTACGATGAGTGGTGGTGGTAATCATGTATCAAAAGGCCTAATGATGTTGCAACGAAAAGGTCAAAATTACTTTGATGATTATAACCCCGAAGATGTTGAGCAAATTGAGAAAGACTTAAGtgataaagaaaagaattttgaGTTGGCAAATAATGCGTTCtatgaaatggaaaatgagTTGCAGAAACTAAACAATAGGAAACCCGAGATTGAATTGGAGATTTCGAAAATAATCATGGAAATCGATACGTATTCTGCtgaaataaaatcaaaagaaCGCCAACTACAGgaaaaaacaaatataGATAACTCTGAATTACAAGATAATGAGGAACTCAAAGTAGCCATAGAGAATTTACAGAAGCTGAAGGAAGAACATCTCGCCCTCCAAGATAAGACAAAAGccaagaaaaagaaaattgcttcattgaaggaaaaaattatgAAAATTGGTGGTATTGAATTGCAAGttcaaaattcaaaggTTACCTCTATTGTTCAACGAATAGATATATTGACAGCAAAGCAAAAAAAAGACAGGACATCCAAAAAGAAATCGGACactgaattggaaaaagcAAAGAAGACATTGCTTACTTCGAAGAATGATATTACTTTAATTACAGATGacatcaaagaaatttctGAAAGAATAGACAAAATCTCTTCATCGTTAAACAATATAGACAAATCTATAGAAGAATTTCAAGCACATAAAGAAACTCTGAAAGATGAATGCGACGAGTTGAAGGATAAAGTTGTCGAtttagaagaaaatattaatgaattcaaatctttcGAGATAGAAGTAAACAATAAGCTTGAGAAATTGAATGGACTATTAAATCACATCAAAAATCAGATCAAAACTCTCGAGGATAGTCTATCGAAATTGACATTAAGAAAAATGCATCAAGTTCTGATGGCCcttgatgaagaaagtgaagCTAAGGCTCCTAATAACGGCACTTTGAGTGACGAACAAATCCACGACCAAACTGGTCATGAACTAACTAATACTGCGGTCCAAGATGATGACTCTATGGACATTGATAATGGAGCAGAAGTGATATCCAATGGTTTACCAATATTGTCGGACGATGAACTCTCCGCCTTGGATATCACTCTAGTAGAAACCGAAGTATCAGATTTAGAAAAATACATTGAATCGACAGACGCAAATATCGAGGTTCTAGAAGAGTATGTTAAAAGATTAACTGAGTTCAAAACCAGAAAACTAGACTTAAACGATGCGGTAGATAAAAGAGAAACAGTAAGAAAACAGTTAGAAGAGTTAAAGAAGACAAGGTATGAAGAGTTTATGCATGGATTCGGGATTATTTCAATGACTTTAAAGGAAATGTACCAAATGATCACAATGGGTGGTAATGCTGAACTGGAGTTAGTGGATAGTCTAGATCCATTCTCAGAAGGGGTTACGTTTAGTGTTATGCCCCCAAAAAAAAGTTGGCGTAATATATCTAATCTCTCAGGTGGTGAGAAAACATTGAGCTCACTTGCTTTGGTATTTGCCCTTCATAAGTACAAGCCAACACCTTTGTATGTCATGGATGAAATAGATGCAGCATTGGATTTCCGTAATGTCTCGATTGTTGCTAATTACATCAAGGAACGAACGAAAAATGCACAATTTATTGTCATATCGTTAAGAAACAATATGTTTGAACTTGCGCAGCAACTTGTGGGTATTTATAAATGTGAAAACAGAACCCACAGTGCAACGATAAAGAACAGAGAAATACTTAATTCTGATATAAATAGAGAATAG